A single Kryptolebias marmoratus isolate JLee-2015 linkage group LG7, ASM164957v2, whole genome shotgun sequence DNA region contains:
- the LOC119617242 gene encoding low affinity immunoglobulin gamma Fc region receptor II-like, with product MTGSSCTIKLYWFDSGVFWCESGSGEFSNAVNITVQDKDDGIILESPVHPVTEGDPVTLSCRTKQQKLLSSVFFYHNNTLLQNDGREELKISAVSKSDEGFYRCEHSGQESPQSWMSVQAVSSPVSSLFLVLLIVGPVVGVLLIILLILLWRYRQSKGESFFF from the exons ATGACTGGATCCTCATGTACCATAAAGCTTTACTGGTTTGATAGTGGTGTGTTCTGGTGTGAGTCTGGATCAGGAGAGTTCAGCAATGCAGTCAACATCACTGTACAGG ATAAAGATGATGGGATCATCCTGGAGAGCCCCGTCCATCCTGTGACTGAGGGAGATCCTGttactctgagctgcagaaccaaacaacaaaaactactttCCAGTGTGTTTTTCTATCACAACAACACACTTCTCCAGAATGATGgcagagaggagctgaagatCTCTGCAGTGTCAAAGTCAGATGAAGGTTTCTACAGGTGTGAACATTCAGGACAGGAGTCACCACAGAGCTGGATGTCAGTTCAAG ctgtgtcCAGTCCTGTCAGCTCTTTATTTCTTGTGCTGCTGATTGTTGGACCAGTTGTTGGAGTCCTTCTCATTATTCTCCTGATCTTATTGTGGCGCTACAGACAGTCCAAAGGTGAGAGCTTTTTCTTCTGA
- the LOC108242273 gene encoding uncharacterized protein LOC108242273 encodes MFSCRGRRGDPVFYTQISTEVTIQKTVSIKPSVILKPDWTQIFRGETVTLSCQIQRGGGTQLAFKWRPTNRNPPTSSEYRINKVTESHSGEYSCQGVRGFQQTGWSDVVRLTVLSDKPRASVRADKTIIPAGGRITLSCSVDTSDGWSFDWFRQESKDQYRNYIKSGKVFIISEGGLYSCRGGRGDPVFYTQTSTEVTVQKTVSIKPSVILKPDWPQIFRGETVTLSCQIQGGRGTRWTYEWRPTNRNPPTSKEYRIQPADDASYSCRATRDYQLTGWSDVFRLKVIPDEPRASVRADKTIIPAGGRITLSCSVDTSDGWSFDWFRQESKDQYRNYIKSGKVFIISEGGLYSCRGGRGDPVFYTQNSTEVIVQKTVSIKPTLTLQPNWTQIFRGETVTLSCQIQGGGGTQWMYEWRPTNRNPPTSSEYRINGVTESHREYSCRGKNDSFSFSEWSNFITVTVSSRPQPVLSVSPSWLSPGASVTLSCEVKPPSAGWRFFWYKAVPKPSSSSHNYELLPGSSNTTQQNSYIIHGQKHTAGYVCRAGRGEPEFSSDYSEPSFVWSEAFPPAASLRVNPDRVQHFRSESVSLSCEGNSAEWRVKRFTETHHLSDFYCSSWGTMPGSSCTIKLYWFDSGVFWCESGSGEFSNAVNITVQDKDDGIILESPVHPVTEGDPVTLSCRTKQQKLLSNVSFYHNNTLLQNDGREELKISAVSKSDEGFYRCEHSGQESPQSWMSVQAAVSSPVSSLFLVLLIVGPVIGVILIILLILLWRCRQSKGVSGIRSKSFESRSQSSTNRGFNQAESQSSAFQENVALYESIKPSEAAGNGADESGDVTYAVIVLKNLGKNRRPHKREETVIYSEVKTRSTGFTPTYAEINHRIKGKANGQKKGFAPTYAEINHRIKGKANGQKKEKLSPATTDTVVYSEIRSRATLDKDVTM; translated from the exons ATGttcagctgcagaggaagaagaggagatccAGTTTTCTACACACAAATAAGCACTGAAGTCACCATTCAGAAAACTG TTTCCATTAAACCCTCTGTGATCCTGAAACCTGACTGGACTCAGATATTCAGAGGTGAGACAGTCACTCTCAGCTGTCAGatccagagaggaggaggaactcAGTTGGCATTTAAATGGAGACCAACCAACAGAAACCCTCCAACATCCAGTGAATACAGGATCAACAAAGTTACTGAGTCCCACAGTGGAGAATACAGCTGTCAGGGTGTAAGAGGCTTTCAGCAGACAGGCTGGAGTGATGTCGTCAGACTGACAGTTTTAT CAGATAAACCCAGAGCCTCAGTGAGAGCAGATAAAACAATCATACCAGCAGGAGGCAGAATAACACTGAGCTGCTCTGTGGACACATCTGATGGTTGGAGCTTTGACTGGTTCAGACAGGAGTCAAAAGATCAGTACAGAAACTACATTAAATCAGGAAAAGTCTTCATCATCTCAGAGGGAGGTCTgtacagctgcagaggaggaagaggagatccAGTTTTCTACACACAAACCAGCACTGAAGTCACTGTTCAGAAAACTG TTTCCATTAAACCCTCTGTGATCCTGAAACCTGACTGGCCTCAGATATTCAGAGGTGAGACAGTCACTCTCAGCTGTCAGAtccagggaggaagaggaactCGGTGGACGTATGAATGGAGACCAACCAACAGAAACCCTCCAACATCCAAAGAATACAGGATCCAACCAGCTGATGATGCCTCCTACAGCTGTCGGGCTACAAGAGACTACCAGCTGACAGGATGGAGTGATGTCTTCAGACTCAAAGTGATAC cagatgaacccAGAGCCTCAGTGAGAGCAGATAAAACAATCATACCAGCAGGAGGCAGAATAACACTGAGCTGCTCTGTGGACACATCTGATGGTTGGAGCTTTGACTGGTTCAGACAGGAGTCAAAAGATCAGTACAGAAACTACATTAAATCAGGAAAAGTCTTCATCATCTCAGAGGGAGGTCTgtacagctgcagaggaggaagaggagatccAGTTTTCTACACACAAAACAGCACTGAAGTCATTGTTCAGAAAACTG TTTCCATTAAACCCACCTTGACTCTGCAACCCAACTGGACTCAGATATTTAGAGGTGAGACAGTCACTCTCAGCTGTCAGAtccaaggaggaggaggaactcaGTGGATGTATGAATGGAGACCAACCAACAGAAACCCTCCAACATCCAGTGAATACAGGATTAACGGAGTTACTGAGTCCCACAGAGAATACAGCTGCAGAGGCAAAAATGacagcttttctttctcagaGTGGAGTAATTTTATCACAGTAACTGTGTCCA GTAGACCTCAGCCTGTCCTCTCTGTGTCTCCATCATGGCTGAGTCCTGGAGCCTCAGTAACTCTGAGCTGTGAGGTTAAACCTCCGTCTGCAGGATGGAGGTTCTTCTGGTATAAAGCTGTTCCCAAACCATCCAGCAGCTCCCATAACTATGAGCTGCTGCCTGGAAGCTCCAACACGACACAACAGAACTCCTACATCATtcatggacagaaacacacagcaggaTATGTGtgcagagcaggaagaggagaacCAGAGTTTTCCTCTGATTACAGTGAACCAAGTTTTGTTTGGTCTGAAG cttTTCCTCCAGCAGCGTCTCTCAGAGTGAATCCTGACAGAGTTCAACACTTCAGATCTGAGtctgtctcactgagctgtgaagGAAACTCTGCTGAGTGGAGAGTGAAGAG gtttacagaaacacatcacCTGTCTGACTTTTactgctcctcctggggaaCAATGCCTGGATCCTCATGTACCATAAAGCTTTACTGGTTTGATAGTGGTGTGTTCTGGTGTGAGTCTGGATCAGGAGAGTTCAGCAATGCAGTCAACATCACTGTACAGG ATAAAGATGATGGGATCATCCTGGAGAGCCCCGTCCATCCTGTGACTGAGGGAGATCCTGttactctgagctgcagaaccaaacaacaaaaactactttCCAATGTGTCTTTCTATCACAACAACACACTTCTCCAGAATGATGgcagagaggagctgaagatCTCTGCAGTGTCAAAGTCAGATGAAGGTTTCTACAGGTGTGAACATTCAGGACAGGAGTCACCACAGAGCTGGATGTCAGTTCAAG CAGCTGTATCCAGTCCTGTCAGCTCTTTATTTCTTGTGCTGCTGATTGTTGGACCAGTTATTGGAGTCATTCTCATTATTCTCCTGATCTTATTGTGGCGCTGCAGACAGTCCAAAG GTGTATCAGGCATCAG gTCAAAATCGTTCGAGAGCAGAAGTCAGAGCTCCACAAATCGTGGATTCAACCAGGCTGAAAGTCAGAGTTCTGCTTTTCAGG AAAATGTTGCTCTCTATGAGTCGATCAAACCCTCTGAAGCAGCTGGAAATG GTGCTGATGAATCCGGAGATGTTACATATGCTGTCATTGTACTGAAGAACCTTGGAAAAAACA GAAGGCCTCATAAACGAGAGGAGACCGTTATTTACTCTGAGGTGAAAACAAGAAGTACAG GTTTCACTCCAACATACGCCGAGATCAACCATCGGATCAAAGGAAAAGCTAATGGTCAAAAGAAAG GTTTCGCTCCAACATACGCCGAGATCAACCATCGGATCAAAGGAAAAGCTAATGGTCAAAAGAAAG aaaaattgAGTCCTGCAACAACAGATACAGTCGTTTATTCTGAAATCCGATCAAGAGCAACTCTGGATAAAGATGTAACcatgtag